One part of the Ignavibacteriales bacterium genome encodes these proteins:
- the accB gene encoding acetyl-CoA carboxylase biotin carboxyl carrier protein — protein MDLAYVKKVIKLIEKSEVDEIEIEEEGKKIRVAKHKNSQPMYISQVAAPAHQAQTAPSLTSAPAAAPQAPQAAKTETKLYEVRSPIVGTFYRAPAPDAENYVEVGQTVSVGTVLCIVEAMKLMNEIESDVNGRIAQTLVENGKPVEYNQVLFLIEKS, from the coding sequence ATGGACCTTGCATACGTCAAGAAGGTGATCAAGCTTATTGAGAAGAGTGAAGTAGACGAGATTGAGATTGAGGAGGAGGGGAAGAAGATCCGCGTGGCGAAGCACAAGAATTCTCAACCTATGTACATTTCCCAGGTCGCCGCGCCCGCTCATCAGGCGCAAACAGCTCCAAGCCTCACGTCAGCTCCCGCCGCAGCTCCTCAGGCCCCGCAAGCGGCCAAGACGGAGACGAAACTCTATGAAGTCCGATCCCCCATCGTTGGCACGTTTTACCGCGCTCCCGCACCGGACGCGGAAAACTATGTCGAAGTCGGTCAGACAGTCAGCGTCGGAACAGTGTTGTGCATCGTGGAAGCGATGAAGCTGATGAACGAGATCGAATCTGACGTCAACGGAAGGATAGCGCAGACCCTTGTCGAGAACGGCAAGCCGGTCGAATACAATCAGGTTCTCTTCCTGATTGAGAAGTCGTAG
- the accC gene encoding acetyl-CoA carboxylase biotin carboxylase subunit, with the protein MFNKMLIANRGEIALRIIRACRELGIKTVAVYSEADRYSLHVRFADEAVCIGPPQSKESYLSIPRLIAAAEVTNADAIHPGYGFLAENANFAEICSTSGLTFVGPKPESITSMGDKSLAKETMRKAGVPVIPGSDGVVSDINDAKRLAGDIGYPIIIKATAGGGGRGMRIVREESELENAYRTASHEAEKAFSNPSVYFEKYLEHPRHIEIQVMGDRHGNVIHFGERDCSIQRRHQKLVEESPSPALTPELREAMGTAAVKGAKSVHYLGAGTIEFLLDDKNFYFMEMNTRIQVEHPVTEEVMGTDLLKLQIEVAAGAKLKKQNAKPEWHAMECRINAEDPAFDFRPSPGKITSFHMPGGFGVRVDTHAYAGYEIPPYYDSLVAKLIVKAKTREEVVEKMYHTLDEFIIEGIQTTIPFHKKLMRNEKFQSGVFDTKFIEQFNYKD; encoded by the coding sequence TTGTTCAATAAAATGCTCATAGCAAACCGGGGAGAGATCGCGCTCCGGATTATCCGTGCCTGCAGGGAACTCGGCATCAAAACGGTCGCTGTATATTCGGAAGCAGACCGGTATTCGCTGCACGTGCGGTTTGCGGACGAGGCCGTGTGCATTGGTCCGCCGCAGAGCAAGGAGAGCTACCTGAGCATTCCCCGCTTGATCGCGGCGGCTGAGGTGACCAACGCGGACGCCATTCACCCCGGCTATGGATTCCTTGCAGAAAATGCTAATTTCGCGGAGATCTGTTCAACATCTGGCTTGACGTTTGTTGGCCCCAAACCCGAATCCATTACCTCGATGGGCGACAAGTCGCTCGCGAAGGAGACAATGAGGAAGGCCGGCGTTCCGGTGATACCCGGTAGTGACGGCGTCGTCTCCGACATCAACGATGCGAAGCGTCTGGCGGGGGATATCGGCTACCCGATTATTATCAAGGCAACCGCAGGCGGCGGCGGCCGGGGCATGCGCATCGTGCGCGAAGAATCTGAGCTCGAAAATGCGTACCGGACTGCGAGCCATGAGGCGGAGAAGGCATTCAGCAATCCCTCGGTGTATTTCGAAAAATATCTCGAGCATCCGCGCCACATCGAAATCCAGGTGATGGGGGATCGTCACGGCAACGTCATTCATTTCGGCGAGAGGGATTGTTCCATCCAGCGGCGTCACCAGAAGCTGGTCGAGGAATCTCCCTCCCCGGCGCTCACCCCGGAACTGCGGGAGGCGATGGGAACGGCAGCCGTCAAGGGGGCGAAAAGCGTCCACTACCTGGGGGCCGGGACAATAGAGTTCCTGCTTGACGACAAGAACTTCTATTTCATGGAAATGAACACCCGGATTCAGGTTGAGCATCCGGTGACAGAAGAAGTAATGGGGACCGACCTGCTGAAACTGCAAATCGAAGTCGCAGCGGGCGCGAAACTCAAGAAGCAGAATGCGAAGCCCGAATGGCACGCCATGGAATGCCGCATCAACGCGGAAGATCCGGCATTTGACTTCCGTCCGTCTCCCGGAAAGATCACCAGCTTCCATATGCCGGGAGGCTTCGGCGTCCGCGTGGACACCCATGCGTATGCCGGCTACGAGATTCCGCCATATTATGATTCCCTCGTCGCAAAGCTCATCGTCAAGGCCAAGACGCGGGAAGAGGTCGTGGAAAAGATGTATCACACACTGGATGAGTTCATCATCGAAGGGATTCAGACCACGATACCGTTCCACAAGAAGCTGATGCGGAACGAAAAGTTCCAGAGCGGTGTCTTCGACACGAAGTTTATCGAGCAATTCAACTACAAGGACTGA
- the gcvH gene encoding glycine cleavage system protein GcvH has product MNFPDNLKYTSDHEWIRVEGDSGWVGITDYAQSELGDVVFVELPAVGTKVAQGKSMGTIEAVKAVSDLFAPVSGEVLEVNKEIVSSPDALNKDPYGKGWMIKMRIGNPAELAALLDVGAYQKTVAK; this is encoded by the coding sequence ATGAATTTTCCCGACAACCTCAAGTATACGAGCGACCACGAATGGATCCGCGTTGAAGGTGACTCAGGATGGGTGGGGATCACTGACTATGCTCAGAGCGAACTTGGTGATGTGGTATTTGTCGAACTCCCCGCAGTAGGTACGAAGGTTGCCCAGGGCAAATCGATGGGCACCATCGAAGCCGTGAAAGCGGTCTCCGATCTCTTCGCGCCGGTGTCCGGCGAGGTCCTCGAAGTGAACAAGGAAATCGTGTCGAGCCCCGATGCGTTAAACAAGGACCCTTACGGCAAGGGATGGATGATCAAGATGCGCATTGGAAATCCCGCCGAATTGGCCGCCCTGCTCGATGTCGGAGCATATCAGAAAACCGTTGCCAAGTAA
- a CDS encoding PAS domain S-box protein, which produces MKNPADAKPVIGLFRKLSRAQRSFVAAIALVLLPACLGLAYLITDFWTTSKTKNRVFVSATARDTLILSGYDHTVRAFNVAQEAYADPAKRDSLRPIFDARVRTLHGIATEYVNLLTDLPAPDRDRLEGAFSLLWQIFDELVGRSTKAFTSVPPKRASVGGAAPSGVRQPQQSFLQDPNLFFSKMRESLDRSLRSELEEDLLLVQRARAEAEVTTYRGFFIAFFLFGLGATLAVIVVARGRKNEEGRRRYETLLDASLNPIEVVNLHGKILYVNPASERWRGMASADLLGHSIFDAVQVPRHSQEKAELWLRIAEVLKSGHAWSGEVELPRSRGEVSYMLLILSPVLSADGRLIEAIGIYHDVTERRELARKFEESQEKYQNIVESSLDGIVIVQEGKLVFVNTSSAKIFGYESPEDMKDVSFEDTVAPSNRFLVLEGYEGRAIGEDVLRNFEMKGLSKQGRVIDLEVNAKLVSWNGKPAVQASFRDITKRKSLEREQALWLWEQETMSTIDRQLVSSVSLQSVLDAISYHAKALTRADWAGVIMVDLDTNLARWRAVTGNRVPMPDLPLHLEKVHAAIIRSKEPVVMKDLGVSADFPVEQFPPFAEEKIIAAVRFPLIVENEIRGQLVIGYRRPHDFAAREMRLLTSLAEKSSIALANAELYDNLLSREKELELLSGARVRAQEDERRRIAREIHDSLGQMLTAIKFNVEILEDAAGLQTEEDAKRLVDIKSLLDNAMAEAREISYNLMPSVLVDFGLVPALQFLGEQFSKSNQLTVKVHTNGVEGRLDPSIEVGLYRIAQEALNNIAKHAGATEINVQLIGDSKSMKLIIEDDGKGFHVSRFEPQTHQRRGMGLVSMRERAASFNGVFVLDSHPGHGTEIIVEVPRMDSENNG; this is translated from the coding sequence ATGAAGAATCCGGCTGACGCAAAACCTGTTATTGGGCTGTTTAGAAAACTCAGCCGGGCTCAGCGGTCGTTTGTCGCTGCGATCGCGCTGGTGCTACTCCCTGCCTGCCTCGGACTCGCGTATCTCATAACGGATTTCTGGACTACATCGAAGACGAAGAACCGCGTGTTCGTTTCTGCCACCGCGCGAGACACTCTGATTCTTTCCGGGTACGATCACACGGTCAGGGCTTTTAATGTGGCACAGGAAGCGTATGCCGATCCGGCGAAACGCGATTCCCTGCGCCCTATCTTCGATGCCAGGGTAAGGACTCTCCACGGCATCGCCACGGAGTATGTCAACCTCCTGACGGATTTGCCGGCTCCCGACAGGGATCGGCTTGAGGGTGCCTTTTCCCTCCTCTGGCAAATTTTCGACGAACTCGTCGGACGATCGACGAAGGCGTTCACTTCGGTCCCGCCGAAACGTGCTTCGGTTGGTGGGGCAGCCCCGTCTGGTGTCCGTCAACCCCAGCAGTCGTTTCTCCAAGATCCCAATCTGTTTTTCAGCAAGATGCGGGAGAGTCTCGACCGGTCGTTACGCTCCGAGTTGGAGGAGGATCTACTTCTGGTTCAACGAGCGCGCGCCGAAGCGGAAGTGACCACCTACCGCGGCTTCTTCATCGCATTTTTCCTGTTCGGTCTCGGGGCAACCCTGGCGGTGATTGTCGTGGCGCGCGGGCGAAAGAACGAGGAAGGAAGAAGGCGGTACGAGACGCTGCTTGATGCTTCGCTCAATCCGATCGAAGTGGTCAATCTGCATGGCAAGATTCTCTATGTGAACCCGGCCTCTGAACGATGGAGGGGAATGGCATCGGCTGACCTCCTCGGCCACTCGATCTTTGACGCGGTGCAGGTGCCCCGCCACAGCCAGGAAAAGGCCGAGCTCTGGCTCCGCATCGCGGAGGTGTTGAAGTCGGGACACGCGTGGTCGGGGGAAGTGGAACTCCCGCGGAGCAGGGGCGAAGTAAGCTACATGCTCCTCATCCTCTCTCCGGTTCTGAGCGCGGACGGCCGGCTCATCGAAGCGATCGGGATCTATCACGACGTGACGGAACGGCGCGAACTCGCCCGGAAATTCGAGGAGTCGCAGGAGAAATACCAGAACATCGTCGAAAGCTCTCTCGACGGTATCGTGATTGTCCAGGAGGGAAAGCTGGTATTCGTCAATACATCGTCGGCGAAAATATTCGGCTATGAATCGCCGGAGGATATGAAGGATGTGAGTTTCGAGGACACGGTCGCCCCATCGAACCGCTTCCTCGTTCTGGAAGGGTATGAAGGGCGGGCGATCGGCGAGGATGTGCTCAGGAACTTCGAGATGAAAGGGCTGTCGAAACAGGGGAGGGTGATCGATCTCGAAGTCAACGCGAAACTTGTTTCCTGGAACGGGAAACCGGCCGTCCAGGCTTCGTTCCGGGATATTACCAAGAGAAAATCACTCGAACGCGAGCAGGCCCTCTGGCTCTGGGAGCAGGAGACCATGAGCACGATCGATCGCCAGCTCGTCTCCAGCGTGAGCCTTCAATCGGTTCTTGATGCAATTTCGTACCATGCCAAGGCGCTCACCCGCGCTGACTGGGCCGGCGTGATCATGGTGGATCTGGATACCAACCTGGCTCGTTGGCGTGCGGTCACGGGAAACAGGGTGCCCATGCCGGATTTGCCGCTGCACCTCGAAAAGGTACATGCGGCGATCATACGGTCCAAGGAACCCGTTGTCATGAAGGACCTTGGCGTCTCGGCGGACTTCCCTGTGGAACAGTTCCCGCCGTTTGCGGAGGAGAAGATCATTGCCGCCGTCCGGTTCCCTCTCATCGTCGAGAACGAAATCCGGGGTCAATTGGTGATCGGGTATCGCCGTCCGCACGACTTTGCCGCACGCGAAATGCGGCTGCTCACGTCGCTTGCCGAAAAATCATCCATAGCCCTCGCAAATGCGGAGTTGTACGACAACCTCCTCTCCCGCGAGAAGGAACTGGAGTTGCTGTCGGGCGCCCGAGTGCGGGCGCAGGAAGATGAACGGCGCCGTATCGCCCGCGAGATTCACGACAGCCTTGGCCAGATGCTTACGGCCATCAAGTTCAATGTCGAAATCCTGGAAGATGCCGCCGGCCTGCAGACGGAGGAAGACGCCAAGAGGCTCGTCGACATCAAGTCCTTGCTCGATAACGCCATGGCAGAAGCACGGGAGATCTCCTACAATCTGATGCCGAGCGTGCTTGTGGATTTTGGCCTTGTCCCTGCACTCCAGTTTTTGGGTGAACAGTTCTCCAAGAGCAACCAGCTTACTGTCAAGGTCCATACCAACGGGGTGGAGGGCAGACTCGATCCGTCGATAGAAGTCGGACTGTACAGGATCGCACAGGAAGCCCTCAACAATATCGCCAAGCACGCCGGTGCAACGGAAATCAATGTTCAACTGATCGGCGACTCGAAGTCGATGAAGCTGATCATCGAAGATGACGGGAAGGGGTTTCACGTCAGCCGCTTCGAACCCCAGACGCACCAGCGCCGGGGTATGGGGCTCGTGAGCATGCGTGAGCGCGCTGCTTCCTTCAACGGGGTCTTTGTGCTCGATTCGCATCCCGGCCATGGAACAGAAATCATTGTGGAAGTACCAAGAATGGATTCCGAGAACAATGGATAA
- a CDS encoding response regulator transcription factor — protein MDKIRILLADDHMLIRSGIATLLQSIKDFVIVGEAEDGEDAVHKTSELRPTVVVIDLSMPKLSGIEATKIIKKRYPETNVLVLTMHENEEYVYQILKSGASGYVLKSAGKDELATAIRAAAKGEKFFSPRISQLMAEGYVKRVEKGGQDAARVDVTLTRREREILALVASGLTNQQIADQLFISPRTVDTHRTNLMQKLEIHDLANLVRYAIEHGIIAEGDGLRS, from the coding sequence ATGGATAAAATACGCATCCTCCTTGCAGACGATCACATGCTGATCCGCAGCGGCATCGCTACGCTTCTTCAGAGCATCAAGGACTTTGTTATCGTTGGTGAAGCGGAAGACGGCGAGGATGCTGTGCACAAGACAAGCGAGCTGCGCCCGACGGTTGTCGTGATCGATCTCTCCATGCCGAAGCTCTCCGGCATCGAAGCGACGAAGATCATCAAGAAACGGTATCCGGAGACGAACGTCCTGGTGCTGACGATGCATGAGAACGAGGAATACGTCTACCAGATCCTGAAATCCGGTGCGTCGGGGTACGTGCTCAAGAGCGCTGGAAAAGATGAGTTGGCGACGGCAATACGCGCGGCGGCGAAGGGGGAAAAATTCTTCAGCCCGAGGATTTCACAGCTGATGGCCGAAGGATATGTGAAACGCGTCGAGAAGGGGGGGCAGGATGCTGCCCGGGTGGATGTGACATTGACGAGAAGAGAGCGGGAAATCCTCGCGCTCGTGGCCAGCGGGTTGACAAACCAGCAGATTGCAGATCAGCTTTTCATCAGCCCCAGAACCGTGGATACGCACAGGACCAACCTCATGCAGAAACTCGAGATCCATGACCTGGCGAACCTTGTGCGCTATGCCATTGAACACGGCATCATCGCGGAAGGGGACGGGCTCAGATCCTGA
- a CDS encoding sigma-54 dependent transcriptional regulator — MAQERLIYVVDDEETISKLLEHWVTKKWGYQARCFPTGEACLENLSAVPDVVLLDIMLPGIGGVDTLKEIKSQYPDVPVIMLSAQGKIDVAIETLKLGATDYFSKPVDFAKLEISVKNAIQTHDLSREVARLREAVGKPVHFDNIISDNGAMQEVFKLVQKVKDNEICVLILGESGTGKELIARAIHYNGSRKKDPFVVVNCASIPHDLLESELFGHEKGAFTGAHQRRIGKFEQAQGGTLFLDEIGELDLSLQAKLLRVIQNKQFERVGGNETLTTNVRLVSATNRDLVKAVSQKLFREDLYFRLATFPIMLPPLRERRSDILLLAETFLKKFTVEVSKTGLGFSKKALKLLYEYPWPGNVRELENAIQRAVLMADGPVITDKDLPLAVVTFGSREDASNSSPLSLGPEHVRSLEKVKEESLRQALKATEGNIVEAARRLKIGRATMYRLMKKFKINENR; from the coding sequence ATGGCTCAAGAACGGCTCATTTATGTTGTCGATGACGAGGAAACCATCTCCAAACTGCTCGAACACTGGGTTACGAAGAAATGGGGATATCAGGCGCGGTGTTTCCCGACCGGCGAGGCATGTCTTGAAAACCTGAGCGCAGTACCGGATGTCGTACTTCTGGACATCATGCTGCCGGGCATCGGCGGTGTCGACACCCTGAAAGAGATCAAGAGCCAGTATCCGGACGTCCCGGTGATCATGCTCTCCGCTCAGGGAAAGATCGATGTGGCCATTGAAACGCTCAAGCTCGGAGCCACCGACTACTTCTCCAAGCCCGTCGATTTCGCCAAGCTGGAAATAAGCGTCAAGAACGCGATCCAGACTCACGACTTGTCAAGGGAAGTTGCCCGCTTGCGCGAGGCCGTGGGCAAACCGGTACACTTCGACAACATCATCTCCGACAACGGGGCGATGCAGGAAGTGTTCAAGCTTGTTCAGAAGGTGAAAGACAACGAGATTTGCGTCCTGATTCTTGGTGAAAGCGGGACGGGGAAGGAACTGATTGCGCGCGCCATTCACTACAATGGATCAAGAAAGAAGGATCCGTTCGTCGTCGTCAACTGCGCGTCGATTCCCCACGACCTCCTCGAGAGTGAGCTTTTCGGACACGAGAAGGGAGCCTTCACAGGGGCGCACCAGCGGCGAATCGGAAAATTCGAACAGGCTCAGGGGGGCACACTCTTCCTGGATGAGATCGGCGAACTCGACCTCAGCCTCCAGGCCAAGCTCCTTCGAGTCATTCAGAACAAGCAATTCGAGCGTGTCGGAGGGAACGAGACGCTGACCACGAACGTCCGCCTGGTATCGGCCACAAACCGCGATCTTGTGAAGGCCGTCTCACAGAAACTGTTCCGGGAAGACTTGTACTTCCGGCTGGCTACGTTCCCCATCATGCTTCCCCCGCTGCGCGAGCGGCGCTCCGACATTCTGCTTCTCGCAGAGACATTCCTGAAGAAGTTCACCGTCGAAGTATCGAAAACCGGACTAGGCTTCTCGAAAAAGGCCCTTAAGCTCCTCTATGAATATCCATGGCCCGGGAATGTCCGAGAACTGGAGAACGCCATCCAGAGGGCCGTCCTTATGGCAGACGGACCCGTCATCACCGACAAGGATCTCCCGCTGGCAGTTGTGACGTTCGGGTCACGCGAAGACGCGAGCAACAGCTCCCCGCTTTCCCTGGGACCGGAGCACGTGAGGTCGCTTGAAAAAGTCAAAGAGGAAAGCCTTCGTCAGGCTCTGAAAGCGACGGAGGGAAATATCGTTGAAGCGGCACGGCGGTTGAAGATTGGCCGGGCAACGATGTACCGGCTGATGAAGAAATTCAAGATCAACGAGAACCGATAG
- a CDS encoding HAMP domain-containing sensor histidine kinase: MIGETAVTMNATFVNDIWKSEFLTRISHEIRTPLTTIIGYSEVMLSDPQLPQHAKQEYVEIIRNAGRRLSEFLDEYLESEVIQRNKQLSEKRSEDLSLLTQRACESIAQSAQAKGVTIEQRCQPGVFVEGADPERLVQILENLLTNALSIAPAGGLIEISAVQRPTSVEIEIVNRDRGLLSVSVSGVSNAFRWIQSPGIEIHHEGLGLAFAKHVVELEGGLLNVQGYEQGLAFTLQFPRSGNN, from the coding sequence ATGATTGGTGAAACCGCCGTGACCATGAACGCTACGTTTGTCAACGACATCTGGAAGTCCGAATTTCTGACCCGCATCTCGCATGAAATCCGGACTCCTTTGACCACTATTATCGGGTATTCTGAGGTAATGCTCAGCGACCCGCAACTTCCCCAACATGCGAAGCAGGAATATGTAGAGATCATACGCAATGCGGGAAGGCGCCTTTCGGAGTTTCTCGATGAGTATCTCGAGTCGGAGGTCATCCAGCGGAACAAACAGCTTTCTGAAAAGCGGAGCGAGGATCTGTCGCTTCTCACACAGCGGGCGTGTGAAAGCATCGCTCAAAGCGCACAGGCGAAGGGTGTCACCATAGAGCAGCGCTGCCAGCCAGGCGTCTTTGTCGAGGGGGCTGATCCCGAGCGCCTCGTACAGATCCTGGAGAACCTGCTTACAAACGCACTGAGTATAGCGCCGGCGGGCGGACTCATCGAGATCAGCGCCGTACAGCGCCCGACGTCCGTGGAAATAGAGATCGTAAACCGGGACAGAGGTCTTCTGAGTGTCTCAGTCAGCGGCGTTAGTAACGCGTTTCGTTGGATACAGTCTCCCGGCATCGAGATTCATCACGAAGGGCTCGGTCTTGCATTTGCGAAACATGTTGTGGAACTTGAGGGGGGGTTGTTGAACGTTCAGGGATATGAACAGGGGCTTGCTTTCACACTCCAGTTCCCGAGAAGCGGGAATAACTAG